From the genome of Polyodon spathula isolate WHYD16114869_AA chromosome 14, ASM1765450v1, whole genome shotgun sequence, one region includes:
- the LOC121326612 gene encoding claudin-16-like, whose product MRTLLEYGAFFFALVSSGFLIVATWTDCWMVNTDDSLEFSSSCRGLWWECVTHVFDGVTTCDEYDSILADLSLKLVVTRALMIMADILSGFGFVILLLGLDCIKFLEEEPSIKIRICLVAGITLLLAAVPGIIASVWYAVGVYVERTMLVFHNVFLGLQYQFGWSCWLGMAGSMGCALAGTMLTCCMHLFKDVGSGRNLFHYDHPLRPVQRKKPARLSPDTVLSHTKSETAKMYAVDTRV is encoded by the exons ATGAGGACTCTACTTGAGTACGGCGCCTTTTTCTTCGCTCTGGTGTCGTCCGGCTTCCTCATTGTGGCCACCTGGACGGACTGCTGGATGGTCAATACTGACGACAGTCTGGAG TTCAGCTCCAGTTGCCGAGGCCTGTGGTGGGAGTGTGTGACCCACGTCTTCGATGGAGTCACGACCTGCGATGAATACGACTCCATATTGGCTGACCTCTCCT TGAAGCTGGTGGTAACCCGAGCCCTGATGATTATGGCTGATATCCTGTCCGGGTTTGGCTTCGTTATCCTGCTCCTCGGACTGGACTGCATAAAATTCCTGGAAGAAGAACCAAGTATTAAGATCCGGATCTGCTTAGTTGCTGGAATAACGTTACTGCTAGCAG CGGTCCCTGGCATAATCGCCTCAGTGTGGTACGCGGTCGGGGTCTATGTGGAGCGCACCATGCTGGTTTTCCACAATGTGTTCCTGGGGCTGCAGTACCAGTTTGGCTGGTCCTGCTGGCTCGGAATGGCTGGCTCTATGGGCTGCGCTCTAGCAGGGACCATGTTGACATGCTGCATGCACTTATTTAAAG ATGTTGGATCCGGCCGAAATCTGTTCCACTACGACCATCCCTTGAGGCCAGTGCAGAGGAAGAAGCCTGCGagactgtcccctgacaccgtgcTCTCCCACACCAAGAGTGAAACAGCCAAGATGTATGCTGTGGACACCAGGGTTTAG
- the LOC121327393 gene encoding claudin-1-like — protein sequence MANSGLQLLGFVLAFVGFVGLIASTSMPEWKASSYAGDNIVTALAIYEGLWMSCASQSTGQVQCKWFDSLLQLSAIVQTTRALMILGIFLGFFAILIASLGMKCTTCFADDKQKKSRIATIGGAVFITAGLSALVATSWYGQRIAQDFYNPFTPTNTKFEFGMALFIGWGAATLCILGGAFLCSSLCSKGRQAGSQQYPKTKAMPPGGKDYV from the exons ATGGCAAACTCGGGACTGCAGTTGCTTGGGTTTGTCCTGGCTTTCGTTGGCTTTGTCGGTCTGATTGCATCCACGTCGATGCCGGAATGGAAGGCATCATCGTATGCCGGGGACAATATCGTGACAGCCTTGGCGATATACGAGGGGCTGTGGATGTCGTGCGCGTCACAGAGTACTGGACAGGTACAGTGCAAGTGGTTTGACTCGCTACTGCAACTGAGCG CCATTGTCCAGACCACGCGGGCTCTGATGATCCTGGGCATCTTCCTGGGGTTCTTTGCCATTCTCATTGCGTCGCTGGGTATGAAGTGCACCACCTGCTTCGCCGACGACAAGCAGAAAAAATCACGCATTGCCACGATTGGGGGAGCTGTCTTCATCACGGCAG GTCTCTCGGCTCTGGTGGCTACATCTTGGTATGGTCAAAGAATTGCACAGGATTTCTACAACCCATTTACTCCAACCAACACAAA ATTCGAGTTTGGCATGGCTCTCTTTATTGGCTGGGGGGCTGCAACACTCTGTATCCTGGGGGGGGCCTTCCTCTGCAGCTCCTTGTGTTCGAAGGGGAGGCAGGCAGGCTCTCAGCAGTACCCCAAGACTAAAGCCATGCCCCCAGGAGGAAAGGATTACGTGTAG